A part of Entelurus aequoreus isolate RoL-2023_Sb linkage group LG10, RoL_Eaeq_v1.1, whole genome shotgun sequence genomic DNA contains:
- the LOC133658229 gene encoding myb-related protein A-like: MAGCPFDGRPLMDSFDFIPGSEQYSAWSDKASDDTLSLEEQVDSIFWAKAQNRRGASSQMSMSPSKFLAVEASTVLSSVHTIPNLAETIELIPLRHIIFIRWRTMD; this comes from the exons ATGGCAGGATGTCCTTTTGAtgggcgccccctgatggacagtTTTGATTTCATCCCT GGCTCAGAGCAGTACTCGGCCTGGTCCGACAAAGCGTCTGATGACACACTCAGCTTGGAGGAGCAGGTGGACAGCATCTTCTGGGCCAAAGCGCAGAACCGCAGAGGAGCTTCCTCCCAAATGTCCATGTCCCCCAGCAAGTTCTTGGCTGTGGAGGCCAGCACGGTGCTGTCCAGCGTGCACACCATTCCAAACTTGGCTGAGACCATAGAACTCATTCCTCTTCGTCATATTATCTTCATTAGATGGCGCACAATGGACTGA
- the LOC133658232 gene encoding dehydrogenase/reductase SDR family member 11-like, with the protein MERWRGRVALVTGASVGIGAAIAKELVKFGMTVVGCARDFEKLKAVAAECRSEGHSGVLVPFKCDLTSEEEIASMFSAIKAQHEGVDVCINNAGTVHPEPLLSGRTTGWKNMLDVNVLALSICSKEAYQSMKDRNVDDGHIININGMSGHHILSNPDLHFYCATKFAVTALTEALRRELREANSHIRTSCISPGRVETEFVLRLYSGDTEKTSGKYKPLDTKDVADAVTYVLSAPPHVQVGDVQMRPVEQSL; encoded by the exons ATGGAACGTTGGAGGGGCAGAGTTGCTCTCGTCACCGGAGCCTCGGTTGGAATCGGGGCGGCCATTGCTAAAGAGTTGGTCAAATTCGGTATGACAGTGGTGGGCTGTGCGAGGGACTTTGAGAAATTAAAG GCCGTGGCAGCCGAGTGTCGCAGTGAAGGCCACAGTGGCGTTCTGGTGCCGTTCAAGTGCGACCTGACCAGCGAGGAGGAGATTGCTTCCATGTTCTCGGCTATCAAAGCCCAGCATGAGGGTGTGGATGTGTGCATCAACAACGCAGGCACAGTTCATCCTGAACCCCTGCTGAGTGGCAGAACCACCGGCTGGAAGAACATGTTGGAC GTGAACGTCCTCGCCTTGTCCATTTGCTCAAAAGAGGCTTATCAGTCCATGAAGGACAGAAATGTTGACGACGGGCATATTATCAACATAAACGG CATGTCCGGTCATCATATTCTCAGCAATCCCGATTTGCACTTCTACTGCGCCACCAAGTTTGCAGTGACGGCGCTGACGGAGGCTCTGAGGCGTGAGCTGCGTGAGGCCAACTCCCACATCCGTACCTCG TGCATTTCCCCTGGCCGTGTCGAGACTGAATTTGTTCTTCGCCTCTACAGTGGCGACACTGAAAAAACGTCCGGCAAATACAAG CCGCTGGACACCAAAGATGTTGCTGATGCTGTCACTTACGTCCTCAGTGCCCCTCCGCatgtgcag GTTGGTGATGTCCAGATGAGACCCGTGGAGCAGTCATTGTAG